The Neodiprion virginianus isolate iyNeoVirg1 chromosome 5, iyNeoVirg1.1, whole genome shotgun sequence genome contains a region encoding:
- the LOC124306451 gene encoding ATP-binding cassette subfamily C member 4-like isoform X3 has product MHANNETRDRKNLEERSNIFSLLFFGWTFPIFREGARRNLKLEDLYDPLKSDASESLSDRLEKEWKKELMNANRNWSLARNQRNHSRPRPSLMWTLIRILWAPYLVQGLLLFAQLMVLRVLQPILQGWIIDYFNQAEEQITQNDALLYSVYLVVVTLSVVFVTHHTDFRNRQTGMRARVACCSLIYRKVLRLDQNATNNAAGLIANLMSNDVARFDSLPAYFHFVWISPFQVVLIGYVMWQIVGPTSLVGIVVMMLQTIPLQGYLSTVSRKLRSKIAAKTDYRVQLMSELISGIQVVKMYAWEKPFELIVSKVRAVEMKLVGYTSYLRGIYLSITVFTEKTTLFLTLIVFVLNGNSLTANITFVLSTLFNVLQFTCAICLPKAILMAGETAVSLERITDFLLLDESKSLETVDIPSVCGVQTVEEPTTSGHQTDNGIGIQMINVGANWIDSQIPPTLCHISLDLKNQSLCALVGSIGSGKSSLLHLILGELKLGAGSVSFYCIENGIRTTKNSHDIRISYAGQNPWVFLASIRENILFGQPYDESRYQEVIRVCALVEDFEQFPQGDLSCVGEKGASLSGGQRARINLARAIYRDADVYLLDDPLSAVDTGVARHLFEECIKGFLDQKTRILVTHQVQYLQQADTVIVLDRGMVKCQGTYENLVQSQSQLLTSEQSKELDELGRIKKNIQVTPTATNSNDQLAEEFKTAENSRDIPEEEVMTGNMSSQVYWSYFLAGGNICSLIFIATIFVIGQVATTGIDYWVSYWSNQEAIRFTLQSKRFNTSNTSSHMNIDDNQPLLYSTSHSQWIDEFGLLHQDVAIYIYAGCIVSCIILVTLRHLLFMKMCVNASCNLHNSMFANILVTTMRFFNTNPSGRILNRFSKDMGAMDELLPNTMLEALQILTMMIGMFTIVAVVNPWMIIPIVIINGIFYVIRFYYLKTAQDIKRLEGIGNFLGGSVGLAISQSLAMSGVVQYGMWQTAEVISQMTSVERVLQYTNLPKEGPFTTEQPPSPTWPSDGGLIFKNVTMRYADNEPPVLKGLNVDIKPGWKVGIVGRTGAGKSSLVSALFRLHDGGTDGEIIIDGINTRSVGLHELRRGISIIPQEPILFSETLRYNLDPFGHYSDTELWHSLREVELENMISSLDIPVAEGGANFSVGQRQLICLARAILKENKLLVLDEVTANIDPITDKLIQNTISRRFAECTVVTIAHRLNTVMNSDRVLVMGEGRILEYDHPHLLLKDRNGYFSQMLQQTGTTVADELAAISERNYNSQPNIRVREPSNEVITAASE; this is encoded by the exons ATGCATGCAAATAACGAGACACGCGACCGGAAGAATCTCGAGGAAAGATCGAATATATTCAGCTTGTTGTTTTTCGG GTGGACATTTCCGATTTTTCGAGAGGGAGCGAGGCGTAATTTGAAGTTAGAAGATTTGTACGATCCCTTGAAATCTGACGCATCCGAGAGCCTCAGCGATCGACTTGAAAA AGAGTGGAAAAAGGAGTTGATGAATGCAAACCGAAATTGGAGTCTGGCGAGAAATCAGAGGAATCATTCAAGGCCAAGACCAAGTTTGATGTGGACGTTGATTCGGATTCTTTGGGCACCATATTTGGTGCAAGGACTGCTCCTCTTCGCACAACTGATGGTACTGCGTGTTCTACAACCGATACTCCAGGGTTGGATAATCGACTACTTCAATCAGGCAGAAGAGCAGATAACACAAAACGATGCTCTCCTCTATTCTGTTTATCTGGTTGTTGTCACTCTCAGTGTTGTCTTCGTAACTCATCACACCGATTTTCGGAATCGGCAGACCGGAATGCGCGCAAGGGTTGCATGCTGCTCGTTAATATACAGAAAG GTTCTACGGTTAGATCAGAATGCGACGAACAATGCGGCGGGCTTAATAGCTAATTTGATGAGTAATGATGTCGCACGTTTCGATTCGTTACCGGCATATTTTCACTTCGTCTGGATCTCGCCATTCCAG GTCGTATTGATTGGATATGTGATGTGGCAAATCGTCGGTCCAACTTCGTTAGTAGGAATCGTCGTCATGATGTTACAGACCATTCCTCTTCAAGGGTACTTGAGTACCGTCAGCAGGAAGCTACGGTCGAAGATTGCGGCGAAGACGGATTACCGGGTACAACTGATGAGTGAACTGATTTCTGGAATACAG GTTGTCAAGATGTACGCGTGGGAAAAACCATTTGAGTTGATAGTATCGAAAGTTCGAGCGGTGGAGATGAAACTGGTCGGGTATACGTCGTACCTCAGGGGAATATATCTGAGTATTACGGTCTTCACGGAAAAAACCACTCTTTTCTTAACACTGATTGTATTCGTTCTTAATGGGAATTCGCTTACTGCAAATATTACATTCGTATTATCAACGCTATTCAATGTACTACAATTCACGTGTGCTATATGCTTACCCAAGGCAATACTCATGGCTGGTGAAACTGCTGTATCTCTGGAGAGAATAACG GACTTTTTACTTTTGGACGAAAGTAAATCACTAGAAACAGTCGATATCCCATCGGTCTGCGGGGTGCAGACTGTGGAAGAACCCACGACATCAGGTCATCAAACCGATAATGGAATTGGAATCCAAATGATCAACGTTGGGGCAAACTGGATTGATAGTCAGATACCACCGACTTTGTGTCACATATCGctggatttaaaaaatcagtCACTCTGTGCTCTCGTGGGTTCGATTGGTTCGGGAAAATCATCTCTGCTTCACCTGATATTAGGGGAGTTGAAACTGGGAGCTGGAAGCGTGTCGTTCTACTGTATTGAAAATGGTATCAGGACTACTAAAAATAGTCACGATATTCGTATTTCATATGCTGGCCAAAACCCTTGGGTTTTCCTTGCCTCCATACGCGAGAACATTCTATTCGGCCAGCCGTATGACGAAAGTCGATACCAAGAG GTGATACGAGTTTGCGCTCTGGTCGAAGACTTCGAACAGTTTCCCCAAGGTGATTTGAGCTGTGTGGGAGAAAAAGGAGCGTCTTTGTCCGGGGGCCAGAGAGCCCGTATCAATTTGGCTAGAGCTATTTACAGAGATGCCGATGTCTACCTCCTGGATGATCCTCTCAGTGCTGTAGACACTGGCGTGGCTCGTCACTTGTTCGAAGAATGCATTAAGGGCTTCCTGGATCAAAAGACTCGAATACTCGTTACTCATCAAGTACAATATCTTCAGCAAGCTGACACTGTTATAGTTCTCGATCGG GGCATGGTGAAGTGCCAAGGGACATACGAAAATCTGGTCCAATCGCAATCCCAGTTGTTAACTTCTGAGCAGTCCAAAGAACTCGATGAATTaggaagaattaaaaaaaatatccag GTGACGCCTACAGCTACGAATAGCAATGATCAGCTGGCGGAAGAGTTCAAAACCGCTGAAAACTCCAGAGATATCCCAGAAGAAGAGGTAATGACAGGAAATATGTCGAGTCAAGTATACTGGAGCTATTTCCTGGCGGGTGGTAATATCTGCTCGTTGATTTTTATCGCGACAATTTTTGTGATCGGTCAAGTGGCGACAACCGGGATCGATTACTGGGTATCGTACTGGAGTAACCAAGAAGCTATCAGATTCACGCTACAATCTAAAAGATTCAATACTTCCAATACAAGCAGTCACATGAATATTGACGATAATCAGCCACTGCTGTACTCGACATCCCATTCGCAGTGGATTGATGAATTCGGACTGCTGCATCAAGACGTGGCAATTTATATCTACGCCGGATGTATTGTCAGCTGTATTATCCTCGTTACACTACGCCACTTGCTCTTCATGAAGATGTGCGTCAATGCCAGCTGCAATCTACACAATTCCATGTTCGCCAACATTCTTGTAACTACTATGCGGTTCTTCAATACTAATCCATCTG GAAGGATTCTCAATAGATTCTCCAAGGACATGGGTGCGATGGATGAACTGCTGCCCAACACCATGCTGGAAGCACTTCAAATTTTGACTATGATGATAGGAATGTTTACGATAGTGGCTGTGGTTAACCCGTGGATGATCATCCCCATAGTTATTATCAATGGAATCTTCTACGTGATTCGGTTCTACTACCTTAAAACGGCGCAGGACATCAAACGACTCGAGGGGATCG GAAACTTTCTCGGAGGATCTGTGGGACTTGCTATATCTCAATCTCTGGCGATGTCTGGAGTGGTTCAATATGGTATGTGGCAGACTGCTGAAGTAATCTCGCAGATGACATCGGTCGAAAGAGTATTACAATATACAAACTTGCCTAAGGAGGGACCGTTTACGACTGAGCAGCCTCCGTCACCCACTTGGCCTTCCGATGGTGGTTTGATCTTTAAGAACGTTACCATGAGATATGCCGATAATGAACCACCTGTCTTAAAG GGCCTGAACGTGGATATAAAACCTGGTTGGAAGGTTGGCATAGTGGGAAGAACAGGTGCTGGTAAATCGTCGCTAGTTTCGGCATTGTTTCGATTACATGACGGAGGTACGGACggtgaaataataatagatgGGATTAACACGAGGTCAGTGGGGCTGCACGAGCTACGTCGCGGCATCTCGATAATCCCTCAGGAGCCTATTTTATTCTCGGAAACTCTCCGCTATAACTTGGACCCCTTTGGACATTACTCAGACACCGAGCTTTGGCACAGCCTCCGTGAAGTGGAACTTGAAAATATGATTTCATCCTTGGACATTCCAGTTGCCGAAGGTGGAGCTAACTTCAGCGTTGGCCAACGTCAATTAATCTGCCTGGCCAGAGCCATCCTTAAGGAAAATAAGCTACTCGTGCTTGACGAAGTCACTGCTAACATTGATCCTAT CACTGACAAATTGATTCAGAACACCATAAGTCGAAGATTTGCAGAATGCACAGTTGTGACAATAGCGCATCGGTTGAACACGGTAATGAACAGTGACCGAGTTTTGGTTATGGGAGAAGGCCGAATCCTT GAGTACGATCATCCACATTTGCTGCTGAAAGATCGAAATGGTTACTTTTCGCAAATGCTTCAACAAACCGGAACAACAGTGGCAGATGAACTTGCGGCGATTTCCGAACGTAACTATAACAGTCAACCGAACATTAGAGTCCGGGAGCCATCAAACGAAGTCATCACCGCTGCCAGTGAATAA
- the LOC124306451 gene encoding ATP-binding cassette sub-family C member 4-like isoform X1, whose product MHANNETRDRKNLEERSNIFSLLFFGWTFPIFREGARRNLKLEDLYDPLKSDASESLSDRLEKEWKKELMNANRNWSLARNQRNHSRPRPSLMWTLIRILWAPYLVQGLLLFAQLMVLRVLQPILQGWIIDYFNQAEEQITQNDALLYSVYLVVVTLSVVFVTHHTDFRNRQTGMRARVACCSLIYRKVLRLDQNATNNAAGLIANLMSNDVARFDSLPAYFHFVWISPFQVVLIGYVMWQIVGPTSLVGIVVMMLQTIPLQGYLSTVSRKLRSKIAAKTDYRVQLMSELISGIQVVKMYAWEKPFELIVSKVRAVEMKLVGYTSYLRGIYLSITVFTEKTTLFLTLIVFVLNGNSLTANITFVLSTLFNVLQFTCAICLPKAILMAGETAVSLERITDFLLLDESKSLETVDIPSVCGVQTVEEPTTSGHQTDNGIGIQMINVGANWIDSQIPPTLCHISLDLKNQSLCALVGSIGSGKSSLLHLILGELKLGAGSVSFYCIENGIRTTKNSHDIRISYAGQNPWVFLASIRENILFGQPYDESRYQEVIRVCALVEDFEQFPQGDLSCVGEKGASLSGGQRARINLARAIYRDADVYLLDDPLSAVDTGVARHLFEECIKGFLDQKTRILVTHQVQYLQQADTVIVLDRGMVKCQGTYENLVQSQSQLLTSEQSKELDELGRIKKNIQVTPTATNSNDQLAEEFKTAENSRDIPEEEVMTGNMSSQVYWSYFLAGGNICSLIFIATIFVIGQVATTGIDYWVSYWSNQEAIRFTLQSKRFNTSNTSSHMNIDDNQPLLYSTSHSQWIDEFGLLHQDVAIYIYAGCIVSCIILVTLRHLLFMKMCVNASCNLHNSMFANILVTTMRFFNTNPSGRILNRFSKDMGAMDELLPNTMLEALQILTMMIGMFTIVAVVNPWMIIPIVIINGIFYVIRFYYLKTAQDIKRLEGIAKSPMFSHVTSTLDGLTTIRSRGTAVESMLRKEFDRLQDEHTRASYLTIAGASVFGLTLDICSVILIACVCFSFILMDDGNFLGGSVGLAISQSLAMSGVVQYGMWQTAEVISQMTSVERVLQYTNLPKEGPFTTEQPPSPTWPSDGGLIFKNVTMRYADNEPPVLKGLNVDIKPGWKVGIVGRTGAGKSSLVSALFRLHDGGTDGEIIIDGINTRSVGLHELRRGISIIPQEPILFSETLRYNLDPFGHYSDTELWHSLREVELENMISSLDIPVAEGGANFSVGQRQLICLARAILKENKLLVLDEVTANIDPITDKLIQNTISRRFAECTVVTIAHRLNTVMNSDRVLVMGEGRILEYDHPHLLLKDRNGYFSQMLQQTGTTVADELAAISERNYNSQPNIRVREPSNEVITAASE is encoded by the exons ATGCATGCAAATAACGAGACACGCGACCGGAAGAATCTCGAGGAAAGATCGAATATATTCAGCTTGTTGTTTTTCGG GTGGACATTTCCGATTTTTCGAGAGGGAGCGAGGCGTAATTTGAAGTTAGAAGATTTGTACGATCCCTTGAAATCTGACGCATCCGAGAGCCTCAGCGATCGACTTGAAAA AGAGTGGAAAAAGGAGTTGATGAATGCAAACCGAAATTGGAGTCTGGCGAGAAATCAGAGGAATCATTCAAGGCCAAGACCAAGTTTGATGTGGACGTTGATTCGGATTCTTTGGGCACCATATTTGGTGCAAGGACTGCTCCTCTTCGCACAACTGATGGTACTGCGTGTTCTACAACCGATACTCCAGGGTTGGATAATCGACTACTTCAATCAGGCAGAAGAGCAGATAACACAAAACGATGCTCTCCTCTATTCTGTTTATCTGGTTGTTGTCACTCTCAGTGTTGTCTTCGTAACTCATCACACCGATTTTCGGAATCGGCAGACCGGAATGCGCGCAAGGGTTGCATGCTGCTCGTTAATATACAGAAAG GTTCTACGGTTAGATCAGAATGCGACGAACAATGCGGCGGGCTTAATAGCTAATTTGATGAGTAATGATGTCGCACGTTTCGATTCGTTACCGGCATATTTTCACTTCGTCTGGATCTCGCCATTCCAG GTCGTATTGATTGGATATGTGATGTGGCAAATCGTCGGTCCAACTTCGTTAGTAGGAATCGTCGTCATGATGTTACAGACCATTCCTCTTCAAGGGTACTTGAGTACCGTCAGCAGGAAGCTACGGTCGAAGATTGCGGCGAAGACGGATTACCGGGTACAACTGATGAGTGAACTGATTTCTGGAATACAG GTTGTCAAGATGTACGCGTGGGAAAAACCATTTGAGTTGATAGTATCGAAAGTTCGAGCGGTGGAGATGAAACTGGTCGGGTATACGTCGTACCTCAGGGGAATATATCTGAGTATTACGGTCTTCACGGAAAAAACCACTCTTTTCTTAACACTGATTGTATTCGTTCTTAATGGGAATTCGCTTACTGCAAATATTACATTCGTATTATCAACGCTATTCAATGTACTACAATTCACGTGTGCTATATGCTTACCCAAGGCAATACTCATGGCTGGTGAAACTGCTGTATCTCTGGAGAGAATAACG GACTTTTTACTTTTGGACGAAAGTAAATCACTAGAAACAGTCGATATCCCATCGGTCTGCGGGGTGCAGACTGTGGAAGAACCCACGACATCAGGTCATCAAACCGATAATGGAATTGGAATCCAAATGATCAACGTTGGGGCAAACTGGATTGATAGTCAGATACCACCGACTTTGTGTCACATATCGctggatttaaaaaatcagtCACTCTGTGCTCTCGTGGGTTCGATTGGTTCGGGAAAATCATCTCTGCTTCACCTGATATTAGGGGAGTTGAAACTGGGAGCTGGAAGCGTGTCGTTCTACTGTATTGAAAATGGTATCAGGACTACTAAAAATAGTCACGATATTCGTATTTCATATGCTGGCCAAAACCCTTGGGTTTTCCTTGCCTCCATACGCGAGAACATTCTATTCGGCCAGCCGTATGACGAAAGTCGATACCAAGAG GTGATACGAGTTTGCGCTCTGGTCGAAGACTTCGAACAGTTTCCCCAAGGTGATTTGAGCTGTGTGGGAGAAAAAGGAGCGTCTTTGTCCGGGGGCCAGAGAGCCCGTATCAATTTGGCTAGAGCTATTTACAGAGATGCCGATGTCTACCTCCTGGATGATCCTCTCAGTGCTGTAGACACTGGCGTGGCTCGTCACTTGTTCGAAGAATGCATTAAGGGCTTCCTGGATCAAAAGACTCGAATACTCGTTACTCATCAAGTACAATATCTTCAGCAAGCTGACACTGTTATAGTTCTCGATCGG GGCATGGTGAAGTGCCAAGGGACATACGAAAATCTGGTCCAATCGCAATCCCAGTTGTTAACTTCTGAGCAGTCCAAAGAACTCGATGAATTaggaagaattaaaaaaaatatccag GTGACGCCTACAGCTACGAATAGCAATGATCAGCTGGCGGAAGAGTTCAAAACCGCTGAAAACTCCAGAGATATCCCAGAAGAAGAGGTAATGACAGGAAATATGTCGAGTCAAGTATACTGGAGCTATTTCCTGGCGGGTGGTAATATCTGCTCGTTGATTTTTATCGCGACAATTTTTGTGATCGGTCAAGTGGCGACAACCGGGATCGATTACTGGGTATCGTACTGGAGTAACCAAGAAGCTATCAGATTCACGCTACAATCTAAAAGATTCAATACTTCCAATACAAGCAGTCACATGAATATTGACGATAATCAGCCACTGCTGTACTCGACATCCCATTCGCAGTGGATTGATGAATTCGGACTGCTGCATCAAGACGTGGCAATTTATATCTACGCCGGATGTATTGTCAGCTGTATTATCCTCGTTACACTACGCCACTTGCTCTTCATGAAGATGTGCGTCAATGCCAGCTGCAATCTACACAATTCCATGTTCGCCAACATTCTTGTAACTACTATGCGGTTCTTCAATACTAATCCATCTG GAAGGATTCTCAATAGATTCTCCAAGGACATGGGTGCGATGGATGAACTGCTGCCCAACACCATGCTGGAAGCACTTCAAATTTTGACTATGATGATAGGAATGTTTACGATAGTGGCTGTGGTTAACCCGTGGATGATCATCCCCATAGTTATTATCAATGGAATCTTCTACGTGATTCGGTTCTACTACCTTAAAACGGCGCAGGACATCAAACGACTCGAGGGGATCG caAAGAGTCCCATGTTTTCACACGTCACTTCTACTTTGGATGGGCTAACGACAATACGAAGCCGAGGCACCGCAGTAGAATCAATGTTGCGAAAAGAATTTGATCGTCTTCAAGACGAACACACCAGGGCCTCGTACCTTACTATTGCAGGGGCCTCTGTTTTTGGGCTGACCCTCGATATTTGTTCAGTGATTTTGATTGCTTGCGTTTGCTTTTCATTCATCCTCATGGACGACG GAAACTTTCTCGGAGGATCTGTGGGACTTGCTATATCTCAATCTCTGGCGATGTCTGGAGTGGTTCAATATGGTATGTGGCAGACTGCTGAAGTAATCTCGCAGATGACATCGGTCGAAAGAGTATTACAATATACAAACTTGCCTAAGGAGGGACCGTTTACGACTGAGCAGCCTCCGTCACCCACTTGGCCTTCCGATGGTGGTTTGATCTTTAAGAACGTTACCATGAGATATGCCGATAATGAACCACCTGTCTTAAAG GGCCTGAACGTGGATATAAAACCTGGTTGGAAGGTTGGCATAGTGGGAAGAACAGGTGCTGGTAAATCGTCGCTAGTTTCGGCATTGTTTCGATTACATGACGGAGGTACGGACggtgaaataataatagatgGGATTAACACGAGGTCAGTGGGGCTGCACGAGCTACGTCGCGGCATCTCGATAATCCCTCAGGAGCCTATTTTATTCTCGGAAACTCTCCGCTATAACTTGGACCCCTTTGGACATTACTCAGACACCGAGCTTTGGCACAGCCTCCGTGAAGTGGAACTTGAAAATATGATTTCATCCTTGGACATTCCAGTTGCCGAAGGTGGAGCTAACTTCAGCGTTGGCCAACGTCAATTAATCTGCCTGGCCAGAGCCATCCTTAAGGAAAATAAGCTACTCGTGCTTGACGAAGTCACTGCTAACATTGATCCTAT CACTGACAAATTGATTCAGAACACCATAAGTCGAAGATTTGCAGAATGCACAGTTGTGACAATAGCGCATCGGTTGAACACGGTAATGAACAGTGACCGAGTTTTGGTTATGGGAGAAGGCCGAATCCTT GAGTACGATCATCCACATTTGCTGCTGAAAGATCGAAATGGTTACTTTTCGCAAATGCTTCAACAAACCGGAACAACAGTGGCAGATGAACTTGCGGCGATTTCCGAACGTAACTATAACAGTCAACCGAACATTAGAGTCCGGGAGCCATCAAACGAAGTCATCACCGCTGCCAGTGAATAA